Proteins co-encoded in one Candidatus Manganitrophaceae bacterium genomic window:
- a CDS encoding PaeR7I family type II restriction endonuclease, with translation MGIDLVDYERKAREATMAFWGNREKAKQKQIEAGTVDQGERAGVTAGKNMDGFIALVIDLVKANGLAHADIHQQRTLLTLPGYFRPTKLWDLLVLHQGRLVASIELKSQVGPSFGNNFNNRTEEAIGTAHDFWTAYREGAFGEQLRPFVGWIMMVEDAPESRTPVRGRSPHFPVFQEFQGASYLKRYDILCQRLVQEQLYTTASIIASPRSAITTGDYTDLSEMTSLKAFVTSLAGHIAAESARSQ, from the coding sequence ATGGGAATCGACCTGGTCGACTATGAGCGCAAGGCCCGCGAAGCCACTATGGCCTTTTGGGGTAATCGCGAAAAGGCAAAACAGAAACAGATAGAGGCGGGCACTGTCGACCAAGGCGAACGCGCCGGTGTGACGGCTGGCAAGAATATGGACGGATTTATCGCCTTGGTCATTGATCTAGTCAAAGCAAACGGTCTTGCTCATGCTGATATTCATCAGCAACGTACCTTATTGACCCTTCCTGGGTACTTCCGGCCGACCAAACTTTGGGATCTTCTTGTTTTACATCAAGGCCGGCTGGTCGCCTCCATTGAACTCAAAAGCCAGGTGGGGCCGTCATTCGGAAACAACTTTAATAATCGGACTGAAGAGGCTATTGGCACCGCACATGATTTCTGGACGGCTTACCGCGAGGGTGCTTTCGGTGAGCAGCTGAGGCCTTTCGTCGGCTGGATAATGATGGTTGAGGATGCGCCGGAGTCAAGAACACCGGTACGCGGCCGATCGCCACACTTTCCAGTATTCCAGGAATTTCAGGGCGCTTCTTATTTAAAACGCTATGACATTTTGTGCCAGAGGCTGGTACAGGAACAGCTTTATACTACCGCTTCAATTATTGCCTCTCCCCGTTCAGCCATAACAACGGGCGATTACACAGATCTTTCAGAGATGACGAGTCTAAAAGCGTTCGTTACTTCGCTTGCCGGACATATAGCCGCAGAGTCTGCCAGAAGTCAGTAA
- a CDS encoding ABC-2 family transporter protein — MRKYWTVFWVNWQNALQYRGPTFISILGNILRVSVLLYLWNAIYQGEGRLGAYNLSDLITYYLIQMVMNSLVLSYASWEIVDQIREGTFSNFLIRPVNYLHYSFTINLSWKLFEGAMILVAVGALSFFLVPYVTLPSRPETVLFFILALILGGLLSFAFDFAIGLLAFWLVQANAFKYMLQYIIFFFAGALLPLDLFPQLFQTIARVLPFRYLVFFPIQVFLEKEPHPVEGLVAAAVWVIGLYFLLQFILKRGIARYEAVGQ; from the coding sequence ATGCGAAAATATTGGACCGTTTTTTGGGTAAATTGGCAGAATGCCCTGCAATACCGGGGGCCGACGTTTATCTCGATCCTCGGAAACATCCTCCGTGTTTCGGTTCTCCTCTACCTCTGGAATGCCATCTACCAGGGGGAGGGACGGCTCGGCGCGTACAATCTGTCGGACCTGATCACCTACTATCTGATCCAGATGGTGATGAACAGCCTTGTCCTCTCCTATGCGAGCTGGGAGATCGTCGATCAGATCCGGGAAGGGACCTTTTCGAACTTCCTGATCCGCCCGGTCAACTATCTCCACTACTCCTTTACGATCAACCTCTCCTGGAAGCTGTTCGAGGGGGCGATGATCTTGGTGGCGGTCGGCGCCCTCTCGTTTTTCCTGGTTCCTTACGTCACGCTTCCCTCCCGGCCCGAGACGGTTCTCTTTTTTATCCTTGCGTTGATCTTGGGGGGGCTTCTCTCGTTTGCATTCGATTTTGCGATCGGGCTCCTCGCCTTCTGGCTGGTCCAGGCGAACGCGTTCAAGTACATGCTTCAATACATCATCTTCTTCTTCGCCGGCGCGCTCCTGCCGCTCGACCTTTTCCCACAGCTCTTTCAGACGATTGCCCGGGTATTGCCGTTCCGGTATCTGGTCTTCTTCCCGATTCAGGTTTTTCTGGAAAAGGAGCCGCACCCGGTCGAAGGGCTCGTTGCGGCGGCGGTCTGGGTCATCGGCCTTTATTTTCTCCTTCAGTTCATTTTAAAGCGGGGGATTGCGCGGTATGAAGCCGTGGGTCAGTAA
- a CDS encoding DHA2 family efflux MFS transporter permease subunit — protein sequence MSSDGAAAARPARNPWIIAIVVTMATFMEVLDTTIVNVALSHIAGSLSAGLDESTWVLTSYLVSNAIILPVSGWMSSVFGRKRFYMGCVALFTASSFLCGFAPSLGWLIFFRVLQGLGGGGLQPSEQSILVDTFPAAKRGMAFAVAGIAMLSAPSIGPTLGGWITDNYNWRWCFYINIPIGLLSLFLTSRLVHDPPHAKAVGFKEGFRIDYIGLGLIALGFGALQIMLDKGEREDWFQSPLIRTLGVIAFVAIAVAIIWELRQKRPVVDLRLLRTPNFGIANLLMFMIGFVLFGSSVLLPQMLQTQMGYTAQQAGMVLSLGALVVMVMMPVIGLLVSKVQPKWMVLVGLVLQSASLFYMTRFSLQMDFQTVMWARCFQAFSLSFLFVPINTAAYAYLPPGKNNNASALINLSRNMGASFGISIVTTFLAQRTQFHQAQLVSHLTPYDPGYQSALGRLVARLISAGVGAVDAARRAEAILYRMVDQQATMLAYIDNFWLLGLLFLAIVPLVFFLKRIERGKAPAMH from the coding sequence ATGAGCAGCGACGGCGCCGCCGCGGCGCGGCCCGCGCGCAACCCCTGGATCATCGCGATCGTCGTGACGATGGCGACCTTCATGGAGGTCCTCGACACCACGATCGTCAATGTCGCCCTCTCCCACATCGCCGGCAGCCTCTCGGCCGGCCTCGATGAGAGCACCTGGGTCCTCACCTCTTATCTCGTCTCCAATGCGATCATCTTGCCGGTCAGCGGCTGGATGTCGTCGGTCTTCGGACGGAAGCGCTTTTACATGGGCTGTGTGGCGCTGTTCACCGCCAGCTCGTTTCTTTGCGGCTTCGCTCCGAGCCTCGGCTGGCTGATCTTCTTCCGGGTGCTGCAGGGGCTCGGCGGCGGCGGGCTGCAGCCGAGCGAGCAGTCGATCTTGGTCGATACCTTCCCGGCGGCGAAACGGGGGATGGCCTTCGCCGTCGCCGGGATCGCGATGCTCTCCGCCCCTTCGATCGGCCCGACGCTCGGCGGCTGGATCACCGACAACTACAATTGGCGGTGGTGCTTCTACATCAACATTCCGATCGGCCTCCTCTCCCTCTTCCTCACCTCCCGGCTGGTCCACGATCCGCCGCATGCCAAAGCGGTCGGCTTTAAAGAAGGATTTCGAATCGACTATATCGGGCTCGGGCTGATCGCGCTCGGCTTCGGCGCCCTCCAGATCATGCTCGACAAAGGAGAACGGGAGGATTGGTTCCAGTCTCCCCTCATCCGGACCTTGGGGGTGATCGCCTTCGTCGCGATTGCCGTCGCCATTATTTGGGAGCTGCGGCAGAAACGGCCGGTGGTCGATCTGAGGCTGCTGCGGACACCGAACTTCGGCATCGCCAATCTCTTGATGTTCATGATCGGCTTCGTCCTCTTCGGCAGCTCGGTCCTTCTTCCGCAGATGCTTCAGACCCAAATGGGATATACGGCGCAGCAGGCGGGGATGGTCCTCTCGCTCGGGGCGTTGGTGGTGATGGTGATGATGCCGGTCATCGGCCTTCTCGTCTCGAAGGTGCAGCCGAAATGGATGGTCCTCGTCGGCCTGGTCCTGCAGTCCGCTTCGCTTTTCTACATGACCCGGTTTAGCCTCCAGATGGATTTTCAGACGGTGATGTGGGCCCGCTGCTTCCAGGCGTTTAGCCTCTCCTTTCTCTTCGTGCCGATCAACACCGCCGCTTACGCCTATCTTCCGCCGGGAAAGAACAACAACGCGTCGGCGCTGATCAACCTCTCGCGCAACATGGGGGCGAGCTTCGGGATCTCGATCGTCACCACCTTCCTGGCGCAACGGACCCAGTTCCACCAGGCGCAGCTGGTCAGCCACCTCACGCCATACGACCCCGGCTACCAATCGGCCCTCGGACGGCTCGTGGCGCGGCTCATCTCCGCCGGCGTCGGCGCCGTCGACGCCGCCCGCCGCGCCGAAGCGATTCTCTACCGGATGGTCGACCAGCAGGCGACGATGCTCGCCTACATCGACAACTTCTGGCTGCTCGGTCTGCTCTTCTTGGCAATCGTCCCGCTGGTATTCTTTCTAAAGCGGATCGAGCGAGGCAAGGCGCCGGCGATGCATTGA
- a CDS encoding helix-turn-helix transcriptional regulator: MDYFYREFGRILRQRRKAAGFTQDEVSARVGLSRTSITNIEQGRQHISLHMLYELADAIGSTPGELLPDRLSLVQQSSELEKKLGKLSVPEDEKDWIRRLVSKTNV, translated from the coding sequence ATGGATTATTTTTATCGTGAGTTCGGGCGCATCTTGCGCCAGCGGCGCAAAGCAGCTGGTTTTACTCAAGATGAGGTATCAGCCCGTGTTGGCCTTTCCCGTACTTCAATCACAAATATCGAACAAGGACGCCAGCATATCTCATTGCACATGTTATATGAACTTGCGGATGCAATTGGTTCTACGCCTGGTGAACTACTCCCCGACCGCTTGAGTTTGGTACAGCAGAGCTCTGAACTTGAAAAGAAACTTGGAAAGCTATCTGTACCAGAAGATGAAAAAGATTGGATTCGGCGGCTAGTATCTAAGACAAACGTTTGA
- a CDS encoding ImmA/IrrE family metallo-endopeptidase, translated as MANLIPVREAQRLLKESKITQAPVDIEAIAKKLGAVVSYEVFKEDLSGVLVKESSRTVIGVNSVHSKTRQRFTIAHEIGHLILEHEGEVFVDQTVMKRDERSSQAIDIQEIEANKFAAELLMPESLIMAAVQNLPSKKPDISSGQLIEELAKAFQVSSQAMEYRLTNLGMFIPQ; from the coding sequence ATGGCAAATCTTATCCCAGTGCGGGAAGCTCAGAGGCTATTAAAAGAATCTAAAATTACTCAGGCTCCAGTTGATATTGAAGCAATCGCTAAAAAGTTAGGTGCGGTTGTGTCCTATGAGGTTTTTAAAGAAGACCTCTCTGGAGTGCTCGTTAAGGAGAGCTCCCGCACAGTGATTGGAGTCAATTCGGTTCATTCTAAAACCCGCCAGCGTTTTACTATTGCCCATGAGATTGGTCATCTCATCCTAGAACATGAAGGAGAAGTATTTGTAGACCAAACGGTTATGAAGCGAGATGAGCGCTCATCACAGGCAATTGATATTCAGGAGATCGAAGCAAACAAATTTGCGGCCGAGCTGTTGATGCCAGAGAGCTTGATCATGGCTGCCGTTCAGAATCTTCCGTCTAAGAAGCCCGATATCTCTTCAGGTCAACTCATCGAAGAACTTGCGAAGGCGTTCCAGGTTAGTTCCCAGGCAATGGAATATCGATTAACAAACCTCGGAATGTTCATCCCACAATAA
- a CDS encoding Eco57I restriction-modification methylase domain-containing protein, which translates to MANASIESRGAIYTQEGVVEFILDLAGYTSDKSLHKQCLLEPAFGEGDFLLPAVDRLFKAWVRDTGNSGNIIKDLSPCIRAVELHSATFIRTQQAVIDRLIQYGISASVASRLAAAWLVQGDFLLTELSYNFDTIVGNPPYVRQERIADALMKIYRERFSTLYDRADLYIPFIERSLHLLKPGGNLAFICADRWMKNRYGSKLRQMIADSFHLKVYVDMVDTPAFHSDVLAYPAITVIAHQPAGMTRVVHRPELTKRNLAALAETLAAPNLPARRAPIREIHSVLNGAEPWIFESADHLDVVRRLEHTFPTLEEAGCKVGIGVATGADKVFIAPMDELNVEPDRKLPLVMTRDIMTGKICWRGLGVINPFAADGGLVDLAHYPRLKRFLEKHKSEIIRRHCAKKAPANWYRTIDRIYPELATRPKLLIPDIKGEAHIVYEPGELYPHHNLYYITSDKWDLQALQAVLRSGIAHLFVSTYSTKMHGGYLRFQAQYLRRIRIPYWSQISPDVKKEIIRSAKHGDQRTCNGIVSTLYGLTRKEIEVIQGKDN; encoded by the coding sequence ATGGCGAATGCGAGTATTGAAAGCCGTGGTGCCATTTACACACAGGAAGGTGTAGTGGAGTTTATTCTCGATCTTGCCGGCTATACCTCAGACAAATCACTGCATAAACAATGCCTTCTCGAGCCGGCTTTCGGCGAGGGTGATTTTCTGCTGCCAGCGGTTGATCGACTCTTCAAGGCTTGGGTGCGCGACACCGGCAATAGTGGAAACATCATCAAGGATCTAAGTCCTTGCATCCGTGCGGTCGAGCTCCACAGCGCAACCTTCATACGCACTCAGCAGGCAGTTATTGATCGTCTAATACAGTACGGGATCTCGGCAAGCGTCGCGTCCAGGCTCGCGGCAGCTTGGCTTGTCCAGGGTGATTTTCTGCTGACAGAACTCTCGTATAATTTTGATACTATCGTTGGAAACCCTCCTTATGTACGACAAGAGCGAATTGCTGATGCCCTGATGAAGATTTACAGGGAGCGTTTTAGTACACTCTACGATCGTGCTGATTTGTATATTCCTTTTATTGAACGATCCTTGCACCTGCTAAAGCCTGGCGGAAACCTGGCATTCATTTGTGCCGATCGTTGGATGAAGAATCGCTATGGTAGTAAGTTACGGCAGATGATTGCTGACAGCTTTCATCTAAAAGTCTATGTGGACATGGTGGATACTCCAGCTTTCCACAGTGACGTTCTGGCCTATCCCGCCATCACCGTGATTGCTCATCAGCCGGCCGGCATGACCCGAGTTGTGCATCGTCCAGAGCTTACTAAAAGAAACCTCGCCGCCTTGGCGGAAACTTTGGCTGCGCCGAATCTTCCAGCTCGTCGCGCCCCTATCCGAGAAATTCACAGTGTGCTAAATGGGGCAGAACCCTGGATCTTCGAGTCTGCTGATCATCTAGACGTGGTGCGGCGTCTAGAACATACCTTCCCCACCCTGGAGGAAGCAGGATGTAAAGTTGGCATCGGTGTGGCGACAGGTGCTGACAAGGTCTTTATTGCTCCAATGGATGAACTCAACGTCGAGCCAGATCGGAAGTTGCCACTTGTAATGACGCGAGATATTATGACCGGGAAAATTTGCTGGCGTGGACTTGGGGTTATTAATCCCTTCGCTGCAGATGGCGGATTGGTCGACCTTGCCCATTACCCACGTCTGAAACGATTCCTGGAGAAACATAAGAGTGAAATCATAAGACGCCATTGTGCCAAAAAAGCACCTGCTAACTGGTATCGGACGATCGACCGCATTTATCCAGAGTTAGCTACTCGCCCGAAGCTTCTTATCCCCGATATTAAAGGTGAAGCGCATATCGTGTATGAACCAGGCGAATTATACCCTCATCACAATCTTTATTACATAACCTCTGACAAGTGGGATTTGCAGGCCCTTCAAGCCGTTCTGAGATCAGGCATCGCCCACCTGTTCGTCTCAACCTATTCCACCAAGATGCATGGCGGCTATCTGCGATTCCAAGCCCAATACTTGCGTCGCATCCGTATTCCATACTGGTCTCAGATATCCCCAGATGTCAAAAAAGAAATCATCAGATCTGCCAAACATGGTGATCAGAGAACTTGCAATGGCATTGTCTCTACTCTCTATGGTCTGACCCGGAAAGAAATTGAAGTCATCCAGGGGAAGGACAATTAA
- a CDS encoding phospholipase D family protein: protein MGIQLKKIVFLFVFLLGLLLSPAPPLAESSILEVCFTPGENCTGALVKGLREARSSILVQAYSFTSAPIAKALTEAHKRGVHVEVILDKSQRKEKYTSADFVAHAGILTYIDTEHAIAHNKVMVIDGETVITGSFNFTKAAQEKNAENLLVIRDKALAAQYSDNWHLHQKHSEIYRGK from the coding sequence ATGGGGATCCAATTAAAGAAAATAGTTTTCTTATTTGTCTTTCTGCTAGGGTTGCTGCTTTCCCCTGCTCCCCCTTTAGCAGAATCGTCCATTTTAGAGGTCTGCTTTACCCCAGGGGAGAATTGTACTGGGGCCCTTGTGAAAGGCTTAAGAGAGGCTCGCTCTTCGATTCTGGTGCAAGCCTACTCCTTTACCTCCGCTCCAATAGCAAAGGCATTAACGGAAGCACATAAGCGAGGCGTTCACGTGGAAGTCATTCTTGATAAGAGTCAACGGAAGGAGAAATACACCTCGGCTGATTTTGTGGCTCATGCGGGCATTTTGACCTATATCGACACTGAACACGCGATCGCCCACAACAAGGTGATGGTAATCGATGGCGAAACCGTCATTACCGGTTCCTTTAATTTTACAAAAGCAGCTCAGGAGAAGAATGCGGAGAATCTGCTAGTGATTCGGGATAAGGCCTTGGCCGCGCAATATTCGGACAATTGGCATCTTCACCAAAAGCACTCTGAAATTTATCGAGGTAAATAG
- a CDS encoding helix-turn-helix transcriptional regulator produces the protein MPPSHQRPTITFVVASIQSNILKKSFGSKIAETLAYINHHYAQGLTLKEVALLMGIHPDYLGRRFKAETGIRFHDYLLRKRLEAACVLLRDSLKNIKEVCYECGFSDPQVFCKVFKKWMGSTPTLYRETRSAPSKNSIRVLLHI, from the coding sequence ATGCCCCCCAGCCATCAAAGGCCAACGATCACCTTTGTAGTCGCTTCGATCCAATCGAACATTCTGAAAAAATCTTTCGGTTCGAAAATTGCTGAAACCCTTGCCTACATTAATCACCACTACGCTCAAGGTCTCACCCTCAAAGAAGTCGCTTTGCTCATGGGGATTCATCCCGATTATTTAGGCCGGCGATTTAAGGCCGAGACGGGAATCCGCTTTCATGATTATCTTCTTCGTAAGCGACTTGAGGCGGCGTGTGTTCTCCTGAGAGATTCTCTGAAAAATATTAAAGAGGTTTGCTACGAGTGCGGTTTCAGCGATCCACAGGTTTTCTGCAAAGTATTTAAGAAATGGATGGGGTCCACTCCTACCCTTTATAGAGAGACGCGTTCAGCCCCGTCCAAGAACAGCATCAGAGTACTCCTCCATATCTGA
- a CDS encoding tyrosine-type recombinase/integrase, whose amino-acid sequence MNELAVIESPSVPGIPALISSAGDRAAWEKNGKVNEMPCHHSLEQFLDEYIEAAGIADDKKGPLFRAAVGKTGRLSGSAMSRTDVWYMVRRRAGDAEIDTAIGCHTFRATGITDYLTNGGRIEVAQQMAGHSNAKTTGLYDRRGDNVSLGEVESIGI is encoded by the coding sequence ATGAATGAGCTGGCCGTCATAGAAAGTCCTTCCGTGCCGGGGATCCCGGCGTTGATTTCCAGCGCGGGCGATCGCGCGGCCTGGGAAAAAAACGGCAAGGTCAATGAAATGCCGTGTCATCACAGCCTGGAACAATTTTTAGATGAATATATCGAGGCGGCGGGAATCGCGGATGATAAAAAGGGGCCGCTCTTCCGCGCGGCGGTGGGGAAAACCGGGCGGCTCTCCGGCTCGGCCATGTCGCGCACCGATGTCTGGTATATGGTGCGAAGGCGGGCAGGGGACGCGGAGATTGATACCGCCATAGGCTGTCATACTTTCCGGGCAACCGGAATCACCGATTATTTGACCAACGGCGGGCGTATCGAGGTCGCGCAACAGATGGCGGGACACTCCAACGCTAAAACCACCGGACTCTATGACCGGCGCGGGGATAACGTGAGCCTGGGCGAGGTGGAGAGCATTGGAATCTAA
- a CDS encoding PxKF domain-containing protein, with translation MRIGRLMTFVIVTFSLALTREAMSQNLTLLPGEQVPILKDVQVKADVTLEDNLVYSYSYEITNPQLNTGRIWLAGIDIKKPAGSKELNRSGLVNGPRYTENSSEMILSAIGSTLIPVGSSSPENWTSGLTMDGTISWGSFDSPFRIQPGQSLSGFKVTSHGLPGIRSILIKPKFEQTPVDEATSENLERIKQIEGSIVVQQKTIGPTAPPQNFVALDFTNYIISLRGESQAQRWILQPDILPALDSKLNTVKNSLIAGDNAIAYSSITDFINEVESQKNIGLTSEGYALLKFNAIYLRDQLFQQLPADSVAPVTTAEASPVANEAGWNKTDTIITLTAADNEGGSGVKEIRYSLGSGAEVITVGASVTVPVTTEGETPLRYHAVDQAGNSEAEKTLTIKIDKTPPIINTSANPPANAAGWNNADVTVTFIATDSLSGNTTCTPASFVVSSEGANQSISATCRDQAGNSSSASYSVSLDKTAPTLTFGSLSPLPNAAGWNRSDVTVGFSAADALSGLLSTQPASSPLVFNSDGTGMTRSVTVTDKAGNSATFTSPVVNRDTIAPTLTFGTGTPAPNAAGWNNTNVSVPFTTQDERSGIAGSSISSPLVLSAEGTAVTLSVTVIDQAGNQATLSSPSYKIDKTAPVLTLPSFAASYLLNSSLPLSFSASDSLSQVSTLAGAFNGASVSSGASVLLTQVGANTFTLSATDQAGNSASQSRPFSVLYGFGGFLPPVDENDIYQLGRTLPTKFKLTDVNGASVSTAVAHLSMQKLSGAEPTGDPIDASSNSAADSGNLFRYDGSQYIFNLDTGPLSVGTWRLQAVLNDGSTRSVQIGLKAK, from the coding sequence ATGAGAATTGGCCGATTGATGACTTTTGTGATTGTGACATTTAGTCTGGCTCTTACCCGCGAGGCGATGTCACAAAATTTGACACTGTTACCGGGTGAACAGGTGCCAATATTAAAAGATGTTCAGGTAAAAGCCGATGTGACCTTGGAGGATAATCTTGTTTACAGCTATAGCTATGAAATTACAAATCCTCAGTTAAACACAGGCAGAATCTGGCTGGCCGGTATTGATATCAAAAAGCCTGCAGGGAGCAAGGAGCTTAATCGCAGCGGGCTTGTAAACGGTCCTCGCTATACTGAGAACAGCTCTGAGATGATCCTCTCCGCAATTGGGAGCACCTTAATTCCGGTTGGCTCCTCATCTCCGGAGAACTGGACTTCTGGGTTAACAATGGATGGGACGATCTCATGGGGAAGTTTTGATTCACCTTTCCGAATCCAGCCGGGCCAGTCTCTCTCCGGATTCAAGGTTACTAGCCATGGTCTGCCCGGCATTCGCTCAATATTAATTAAACCAAAATTTGAACAGACGCCAGTAGATGAAGCAACGTCGGAAAATTTGGAGAGAATAAAACAGATTGAGGGATCAATCGTCGTCCAGCAAAAAACGATCGGCCCCACAGCACCGCCCCAGAATTTTGTCGCGCTTGATTTCACCAATTATATTATCAGTCTTCGGGGAGAATCCCAAGCGCAACGTTGGATTCTTCAGCCCGATATTCTTCCTGCGCTTGACTCTAAACTAAATACGGTTAAAAACAGTCTTATCGCCGGCGACAATGCCATTGCATACTCTAGCATTACTGATTTCATCAATGAGGTGGAGAGCCAAAAAAACATAGGTCTCACGTCTGAGGGATATGCCCTCTTAAAGTTCAATGCCATCTATCTGAGAGATCAACTTTTCCAGCAACTGCCAGCAGACAGCGTTGCTCCTGTTACAACTGCTGAGGCCTCTCCGGTCGCGAATGAAGCCGGATGGAATAAGACCGATACGATTATTACCCTCACTGCTGCTGATAATGAGGGGGGATCGGGAGTTAAAGAGATCCGCTACAGTCTCGGATCTGGTGCCGAAGTCATCACCGTAGGGGCTTCAGTGACGGTTCCTGTGACCACCGAGGGTGAAACGCCGCTCCGTTACCACGCGGTTGATCAGGCGGGAAACAGCGAAGCCGAAAAGACCCTCACAATTAAAATAGATAAAACTCCGCCCATTATTAACACATCCGCAAACCCACCTGCCAATGCCGCAGGATGGAATAATGCAGATGTGACCGTCACGTTTATCGCTACCGACTCCCTCTCCGGAAACACCACCTGCACCCCTGCCTCTTTTGTGGTGAGCAGCGAAGGGGCCAATCAGTCGATCAGCGCCACCTGTCGCGATCAGGCAGGAAACAGTAGTAGCGCTTCCTATAGCGTCAGCTTGGATAAGACGGCGCCGACCCTCACCTTCGGTTCCCTCAGCCCCCTTCCGAATGCGGCCGGGTGGAATCGCAGCGATGTCACGGTTGGGTTCTCGGCGGCCGATGCCCTCTCGGGTCTCTTATCCACCCAACCTGCATCCAGCCCCCTTGTCTTTAATAGTGACGGAACCGGGATGACCCGGAGTGTCACTGTGACTGATAAAGCCGGCAACAGCGCCACCTTTACCAGCCCTGTGGTCAACCGGGATACGATTGCCCCAACGCTCACTTTTGGCACTGGGACTCCCGCTCCCAATGCGGCAGGATGGAATAATACCAACGTCTCCGTCCCATTCACCACTCAGGATGAGCGTTCCGGTATCGCCGGAAGCAGTATCTCCAGCCCGCTTGTTCTTTCGGCGGAAGGGACCGCCGTCACCTTGAGTGTCACCGTCATCGATCAAGCGGGGAACCAGGCAACCCTCAGCTCTCCTTCTTACAAGATCGACAAGACCGCGCCGGTCTTGACCCTCCCTTCATTTGCTGCGAGCTACCTGCTCAACAGCAGTCTCCCGCTCTCCTTTAGTGCCTCCGATTCTCTCTCGCAGGTGAGCACCCTCGCGGGCGCTTTCAACGGCGCCTCGGTCTCAAGTGGCGCCAGCGTGCTGCTGACCCAAGTGGGGGCCAACACCTTTACACTCTCTGCAACCGATCAAGCAGGCAACAGTGCCAGTCAAAGCCGCCCCTTCTCGGTGCTCTACGGCTTCGGAGGCTTCCTTCCGCCCGTCGACGAGAATGACATCTATCAATTGGGGAGGACCCTGCCGACGAAGTTCAAGCTCACCGATGTCAATGGAGCGTCGGTCTCTACTGCCGTTGCCCATTTGTCTATGCAGAAGCTTTCAGGAGCCGAACCGACAGGGGACCCGATCGACGCCAGTTCCAACAGTGCGGCCGACTCCGGCAATCTCTTCCGATATGATGGCAGCCAATATATCTTCAATCTGGATACGGGGCCGCTCTCGGTGGGAACTTGGCGGCTTCAGGCAGTGCTCAATGACGGATCAACGCGCTCCGTCCAGATCGGGCTGAAAGCGAAATAA
- a CDS encoding MBL fold metallo-hydrolase: MASVHFLNVAPGDCTIIRHVSGRVSMIDICDGNIKEEPRKAILEKAALRRLLGNFRMCKYPTNPILYAKSLGITRIFRFILTHPDMDHMDGLDVLADEIGITNFWHTGVQREAPDFSSCPYNEADWNRYESLRDGRESGVNTLKHLAGVYFQFANRIENAEGGGDGLYILAPDDALVAAASDDGDINDGSYVLLYRSAGGRVLIPGDAHDATWEYVLKHYESDVANCSVMIAPHHGRGSDRSFDFLDQIRPKLTLFGCAPSEHLAYDAWSQRKLAVITSNQAGNIVLEVADQALDVYVENAVFAEVCKADCLKTNAQGYIYLRRINNTAE; encoded by the coding sequence ATGGCATCGGTTCATTTTTTAAATGTTGCCCCCGGAGATTGCACAATTATTCGTCATGTAAGCGGTCGCGTGTCCATGATTGATATTTGCGACGGGAACATAAAAGAGGAACCGAGAAAAGCTATCCTGGAAAAAGCTGCGCTGAGGAGACTGCTCGGTAATTTTAGGATGTGCAAATATCCGACAAACCCGATTCTTTACGCAAAATCACTTGGGATTACTAGAATTTTTCGGTTTATCCTGACACATCCAGATATGGATCATATGGACGGTTTGGATGTATTAGCCGATGAGATCGGCATAACCAACTTCTGGCACACTGGAGTCCAGCGAGAAGCCCCAGACTTTTCAAGCTGTCCTTATAACGAGGCGGATTGGAATCGTTATGAGAGTCTTCGCGATGGCAGGGAGTCTGGTGTAAATACCTTGAAACATCTTGCTGGTGTATATTTTCAGTTCGCTAATCGAATTGAAAACGCCGAAGGCGGCGGGGATGGTTTATATATTCTAGCGCCAGATGATGCCCTGGTTGCAGCCGCTTCAGATGATGGCGATATTAATGATGGCTCTTACGTATTGTTGTATCGATCTGCCGGCGGCCGCGTGCTTATACCCGGCGATGCTCATGATGCAACATGGGAATATGTTTTGAAGCACTACGAGTCTGACGTTGCTAATTGTTCGGTGATGATTGCCCCACATCACGGCCGCGGCTCGGATCGATCTTTTGATTTCCTTGATCAAATAAGACCTAAATTGACTCTGTTTGGGTGCGCTCCATCAGAACACCTTGCCTATGACGCTTGGAGTCAACGCAAGCTGGCGGTTATTACGAGCAACCAGGCCGGCAATATCGTTCTGGAAGTTGCGGATCAGGCGTTAGATGTTTACGTGGAAAATGCGGTCTTTGCAGAAGTGTGCAAAGCAGATTGTTTAAAAACAAATGCACAGGGATATATATACCTTAGGCGCATTAACAACACTGCTGAGTGA